One Tolypothrix bouteillei VB521301 DNA window includes the following coding sequences:
- a CDS encoding RNA-guided endonuclease InsQ/TnpB family protein → MDESVAMLLGFKTELKLNNRQRTMMLKHCGVARHAWNWGLGLTKQLLEHNKVNPDDKIPFPSAIELHKWLVALVKPENKWYYECSKSTPQMALRALRVAWKDGLEKRKGVPKFKKKGKQDSFTLEGTIKVKGVKRIQVPVIGILKTYEKVPSVPIKTCTISREADRWFISYKVEVKDLEPGCSLTWMHPDVGVDLGVKALATLSTGKVFEGVKADKQHNLHRYFGAVKQSGQSVETDPLVASWRNELVRLRG, encoded by the coding sequence ATGGATGAAAGCGTTGCCATGTTATTAGGATTTAAAACCGAACTAAAGCTAAATAATCGGCAACGAACAATGATGTTAAAACATTGTGGGGTTGCACGTCATGCCTGGAACTGGGGATTAGGATTAACCAAGCAGCTCCTAGAGCACAATAAAGTTAACCCAGACGATAAAATCCCATTCCCAAGCGCAATTGAGTTGCATAAATGGCTAGTTGCACTAGTTAAACCTGAGAATAAGTGGTATTACGAATGCAGTAAATCCACACCGCAAATGGCGTTAAGAGCGTTGCGAGTAGCATGGAAAGATGGCTTGGAAAAACGAAAGGGAGTACCTAAGTTTAAGAAGAAAGGGAAACAGGATTCTTTTACCTTGGAAGGGACAATCAAAGTAAAAGGAGTGAAAAGAATTCAAGTTCCGGTAATAGGAATTCTGAAAACTTACGAGAAAGTACCTTCCGTTCCTATCAAGACTTGTACGATTTCCCGTGAAGCTGACAGATGGTTTATCAGCTACAAAGTAGAGGTCAAGGATTTAGAGCCAGGATGCTCCCTAACGTGGATGCATCCCGATGTAGGGGTAGATTTAGGTGTTAAAGCATTAGCCACTCTCAGCACTGGAAAAGTGTTTGAAGGAGTAAAAGCTGACAAACAGCATAATTTGCATAGGTATTTCGGAGCGGTGAAGCAATCTGGGCAATCTGTGGAGACCGATCCATTGGTCGCCTCTTGGCGAAACGAACTTGTGCGATTGCGAGGTTAG
- a CDS encoding mechanosensitive ion channel family protein, whose translation MALKMKSMNMKEWISQVTLAMVALLSIPQRDVLKTDKFFIFMFLFHQFCRLIIRFVPIGLTTILLVLGSCAIAQSQLPSLSASTANDSLNPPSTVSRYGEYETAPIQSPLDKNKLFDVTSPTIFNRDKVPEGKLPIEVRAQEVNERLWRILTRTLSAKQTPTVTVAILNNRPVLEIHNDQFTRPIRLVTVTEADADFNGKTPDNLAQEWQKILQDEMIRFKQLASPKALAQRIRQAFQILLGLLIASTTIWFLRRMLTRQQQILEARYQRQLAVLAEAEKARKSEAIASSETTEGEMKAREIADLRAQFLTTLQHQFSLNRQLDINKFLKWALLWIFILMWYIGIANIISTVPLLMRWTLYVWATPLALIAIWFGISLALRISTSAIEILMHSVKANPLLPFGEVQRIALRTTTIASALKGFVSFVLVILGIIWTLSLFNVPTSSIFAGGAVIAFAISFGSQSLVKDLINGCLILMEDQFAVGDVIQIGDKNGLVENLNLRVTQLRNNEGQLITIPNSNITNVSNLTRLWSRIDFSIVVAYENDPIHVLDVLRQISKQLYSEPEWREILPELPEVLGIDDLSHTGMLVRVWIKTAPMEQWRVGREFRLRVRQAFEANNIQIGIQ comes from the coding sequence ATGGCACTCAAAATGAAATCAATGAACATGAAGGAATGGATTTCTCAAGTCACTCTGGCGATGGTGGCGCTATTATCAATTCCTCAGAGAGATGTGTTGAAGACAGATAAGTTTTTTATATTTATGTTTTTATTCCATCAATTCTGCCGATTAATCATTCGGTTTGTGCCGATCGGTTTAACGACGATCTTGCTGGTGCTTGGCTCTTGTGCGATCGCCCAGAGCCAACTCCCCTCACTATCAGCATCGACTGCCAATGATTCCCTGAATCCTCCATCTACAGTTAGCCGCTATGGGGAGTACGAAACAGCTCCGATCCAATCGCCTTTAGATAAAAACAAATTGTTTGATGTCACTTCTCCCACGATTTTTAATCGTGATAAAGTCCCGGAAGGAAAACTCCCGATTGAAGTCCGGGCACAAGAGGTGAATGAGCGGTTGTGGAGGATTCTCACTCGAACCCTAAGTGCTAAACAGACACCAACTGTCACTGTCGCCATCTTGAATAATCGACCTGTCCTTGAAATTCATAACGATCAATTCACCCGTCCGATTCGCTTGGTAACCGTAACAGAAGCAGATGCCGACTTTAATGGCAAAACCCCGGACAATTTAGCCCAGGAATGGCAAAAGATTCTTCAAGATGAAATGATTCGTTTCAAGCAGTTAGCGTCACCGAAAGCCCTTGCTCAGCGTATAAGACAGGCATTTCAAATCTTGCTGGGCCTGTTGATTGCTAGCACTACGATTTGGTTTCTGAGACGAATGTTAACCCGTCAGCAACAAATCCTAGAAGCTCGTTATCAACGGCAACTAGCAGTGCTTGCAGAAGCGGAAAAAGCACGGAAATCCGAAGCAATCGCTTCATCAGAAACTACGGAAGGAGAAATGAAAGCAAGAGAAATTGCAGATTTGCGAGCGCAATTTTTGACAACTTTACAACACCAATTTAGTCTGAATCGTCAATTAGATATTAACAAATTTCTCAAATGGGCACTGTTATGGATTTTCATTTTGATGTGGTATATCGGCATTGCTAACATCATATCCACAGTCCCCCTATTGATGCGATGGACTCTTTACGTATGGGCAACACCACTCGCATTGATTGCGATTTGGTTTGGCATTAGTTTAGCGCTCCGCATCAGCACCAGTGCAATCGAGATCTTAATGCATTCAGTGAAGGCAAATCCCCTCCTCCCGTTTGGAGAAGTACAACGAATTGCTCTAAGAACTACAACGATTGCGTCTGCTTTAAAGGGATTCGTTAGTTTTGTTTTGGTGATATTAGGAATTATTTGGACTCTCAGTTTATTCAATGTTCCAACCAGCTCAATTTTTGCAGGAGGGGCAGTCATTGCTTTTGCGATTTCGTTTGGTTCCCAAAGCTTAGTGAAAGATCTCATCAACGGATGCTTGATTTTGATGGAGGATCAGTTTGCCGTGGGCGATGTGATTCAAATTGGGGACAAGAACGGACTGGTAGAAAATCTTAACCTACGAGTGACTCAGTTGCGAAATAACGAAGGTCAATTAATTACCATTCCTAATAGCAACATCACGAATGTCAGCAATCTAACCCGCCTCTGGTCGCGAATAGACTTTTCTATTGTAGTTGCCTATGAAAATGACCCAATACATGTGCTTGATGTCTTGCGGCAAATATCCAAGCAACTGTATAGCGAACCTGAATGGCGAGAGATCCTGCCAGAGCTACCAGAAGTCCTGGGCATTGATGACCTCTCCCATACAGGAATGCTGGTGCGCGTTTGGATAAAAACGGCCCCAATGGAACAATGGCGCGTTGGGCGAGAATTCCGTCTACGTGTTCGACAAGCCTTTGAAGCAAACAATATTCAGATTGGCATCCAATGA
- a CDS encoding trifunctional serine/threonine-protein kinase/ATP-binding protein/sensor histidine kinase — translation YLSSDGVDANTSNIENVTYRFLHDRVQQAAYSLIADDQKQFIHLKIGQLLLKNTSDEEQEEIIFDIVNHLNIAAQLINEQCQKYQLIKLNFNAGCKAKLSTAYEPAVRYFNYAISLLDTDSWQNHYEITLAVYLEAAETEYLNTNCERAMELTELIQKQAITVLDRVKAFQLKIQLYQTQSQMLKAIDTGMQVLEMLEVPWVKQSHKSSTPTLPALTDLEHIAVMTDPYKLAALQILTALYPPVYIAKPKMVPQLIQTMVNLCTQNGYSALAAYAYVLYGMLLCNKGDIESGYHAGKLALVFLEKFHANALKAKVYVMFNAHIRIWKESAINTCDFFLKALQSGLEFGDVEWACYSAMHYCKNLFIVEKHLDVVEKQQLNYIDFLQKNKHLFAIAYAQIWQQITFKLQVLSNTDNKSLFSTEDSEQEILLKIWQKEKNYMSLFAAYLVKLIILYLFHNYSHAVNIATIGKKYSEAALGLFTICLHNFYYSLALLADYPHVTKSQQVKYLRIVGMNQQKMKKWAEYAPSNFQHKYDLVKAEKAKLLGQYWQAADFYDRAIAGAKEQGYIQEEALANELAAKFYLECKKEKIALVYLTEAYYCYIRWGAMAKVKDLETRYAELLNSILTPSPSHLPSDPTLSLSTKVFASSTTALNSLDMMTVVQASQALSGEIHLEQLLSTLIQVVMKNAGADKCVLMLLKDNNWVIEAIAKSEGSQEIQPRVLQSIPIDDSLEIPCSIIHYVSRSLETIVIDSAVAQISLESDPYIQLNQPKSFLCTPIIKQGKLIGILYLESTFVTGVFTHERLEILKLLTTQAAIALENAQLYTHLSQTSNQLKQANEKLEDYAHTLEQKVEERTQELSQKANQLETTLQELYSAQSQLIQTEKMSSLGQLVAGIAHEINNPISFIYSNLTPANEYVISLIELVKLYQKFYPNPNPEIEEKKADIELDFLLSDLQKILASMHFGAKRIQQIVLSLRNFSRLDEAEKKSVDIHSGIDSTLLLLKHRLKASDPYPKIEVIKEYAQIPEITCYASALNQVFINLLNNAIDALQQMWCHESSHNKKPTITIRTGMKETQKAIVSIADNGCGIEETVLPRIFDPFFTTKPIGKGTGLGLSISYAIVVEKHRGQLTCVSKSGLGAEFIIEIPLK, via the coding sequence TTATCTTAGTTCTGATGGAGTAGATGCAAATACTAGCAACATTGAAAATGTAACCTATCGATTTTTGCACGATCGCGTCCAACAAGCTGCCTATTCTTTGATTGCTGATGACCAAAAACAATTCATACATTTAAAAATTGGTCAACTCTTGTTGAAGAATACGTCTGATGAAGAACAAGAAGAGATAATATTTGATATCGTCAATCATCTTAACATCGCTGCTCAGTTAATCAACGAGCAATGCCAAAAATATCAACTGATTAAACTCAATTTTAACGCTGGTTGTAAAGCTAAACTATCGACTGCTTATGAACCAGCAGTAAGATATTTCAATTATGCAATTTCCTTGCTAGATACCGATAGCTGGCAAAATCACTATGAGATAACGCTAGCAGTTTATCTAGAAGCAGCAGAAACAGAATATTTAAACACCAATTGCGAACGAGCAATGGAACTGACTGAACTTATCCAGAAACAAGCAATAACCGTGCTCGATCGAGTAAAGGCTTTTCAGTTAAAAATACAGCTTTATCAAACTCAAAGCCAGATGCTGAAAGCCATTGATACAGGAATGCAAGTTTTGGAAATGCTGGAAGTTCCATGGGTAAAACAAAGTCATAAAAGTTCTACTCCTACGTTACCTGCATTAACAGATTTAGAACATATTGCGGTCATGACAGACCCCTATAAATTAGCAGCTTTACAAATATTAACAGCTTTATATCCGCCTGTTTATATTGCTAAGCCGAAAATGGTACCGCAGTTAATCCAAACCATGGTAAATCTTTGTACTCAAAATGGTTATTCTGCATTAGCTGCTTATGCTTATGTTCTTTATGGAATGCTTTTATGCAACAAAGGAGATATTGAGTCCGGATATCATGCTGGCAAATTAGCTCTCGTGTTTTTAGAAAAATTCCATGCTAATGCACTCAAAGCTAAAGTTTATGTTATGTTTAATGCTCACATTAGAATTTGGAAAGAGTCTGCTATAAATACGTGTGATTTTTTCTTAAAAGCTTTACAAAGTGGTCTGGAATTTGGAGATGTAGAATGGGCTTGTTACAGTGCCATGCACTACTGTAAAAACTTATTTATAGTGGAAAAACACTTAGACGTTGTTGAAAAGCAGCAATTAAATTATATTGATTTTTTGCAAAAAAACAAACACTTGTTTGCGATCGCCTACGCTCAAATTTGGCAACAAATAACCTTCAAATTACAAGTTTTATCAAATACCGATAATAAGTCTCTATTTTCAACCGAAGATTCCGAACAGGAAATTTTGTTAAAAATTTGGCAGAAAGAGAAAAATTATATGTCACTCTTTGCTGCTTATTTAGTTAAACTCATTATCCTTTACTTATTTCACAATTATAGTCATGCTGTTAATATAGCAACTATAGGAAAAAAATATTCTGAAGCAGCTCTTGGATTATTTACTATCTGCTTGCATAACTTCTACTATTCATTAGCCCTCCTAGCCGATTATCCCCATGTCACTAAAAGCCAGCAGGTAAAATACCTAAGAATTGTAGGTATGAATCAGCAGAAAATGAAAAAATGGGCGGAGTATGCACCTAGTAACTTTCAACACAAATATGATTTAGTAAAGGCTGAAAAAGCTAAATTATTAGGACAATATTGGCAAGCTGCTGATTTTTACGATCGCGCGATCGCTGGAGCTAAAGAACAAGGCTATATTCAAGAAGAAGCCCTAGCTAACGAATTAGCAGCTAAATTTTATTTAGAATGTAAAAAAGAAAAAATAGCTTTAGTGTATTTAACTGAAGCTTATTATTGCTATATACGCTGGGGAGCAATGGCAAAAGTGAAAGATTTGGAAACCCGCTATGCAGAATTGCTGAATTCCATCTTAACTCCATCTCCATCGCACTTACCATCAGATCCCACTCTCTCGCTATCCACAAAAGTCTTTGCTAGCAGTACAACTGCTTTAAATTCTTTAGACATGATGACGGTAGTACAAGCTTCTCAAGCATTGTCTGGTGAAATTCATCTCGAGCAATTACTCTCCACTTTGATACAAGTGGTTATGAAGAATGCAGGTGCAGATAAATGTGTTTTGATGTTACTTAAGGATAATAATTGGGTGATAGAGGCGATTGCCAAGTCAGAAGGCTCGCAAGAGATTCAACCTAGAGTGCTGCAATCAATACCAATAGATGATAGCTTAGAAATTCCCTGTTCTATCATTCACTATGTGTCTCGGAGCTTAGAAACTATTGTTATTGATAGCGCTGTGGCTCAAATTTCCTTAGAGTCCGATCCATATATTCAATTGAATCAACCCAAAAGTTTCTTGTGTACTCCCATTATTAAACAAGGAAAATTGATTGGTATACTTTATTTGGAAAGTACTTTCGTAACAGGAGTCTTTACACACGAGCGCTTAGAAATTCTGAAGCTCCTTACAACTCAAGCCGCTATTGCTCTAGAAAACGCCCAACTCTACACTCACTTATCACAAACTAGCAACCAGCTAAAACAAGCCAACGAAAAGTTAGAAGATTATGCTCACACTTTAGAGCAAAAAGTTGAAGAACGTACTCAAGAATTAAGTCAGAAGGCAAATCAGCTAGAAACAACATTGCAAGAACTTTATTCAGCTCAATCTCAACTCATTCAAACTGAAAAAATGTCTAGTCTGGGACAGCTTGTAGCTGGTATTGCTCACGAAATCAACAATCCAATTAGCTTTATTTACAGCAATCTAACTCCTGCTAACGAATATGTTATATCCTTAATTGAACTGGTAAAACTCTATCAGAAGTTTTATCCAAATCCAAACCCTGAAATAGAAGAAAAAAAAGCAGATATTGAGCTTGATTTTTTATTGTCTGACTTGCAAAAAATACTAGCCTCCATGCACTTTGGAGCCAAACGCATTCAACAGATTGTTCTATCATTACGTAATTTTTCACGTTTAGATGAAGCCGAAAAGAAATCAGTAGATATTCACTCCGGTATTGATAGTACGTTGTTGCTATTAAAGCACCGATTGAAAGCAAGCGATCCATATCCCAAAATTGAAGTTATTAAAGAGTATGCTCAGATACCAGAAATAACTTGCTATGCTTCTGCTCTCAATCAGGTGTTTATAAATTTGCTGAACAATGCTATAGACGCTTTACAGCAGATGTGGTGTCATGAGTCCTCCCATAACAAAAAACCTACCATTACCATTCGTACTGGTATGAAAGAGACTCAAAAGGCTATTGTTAGTATTGCTGACAATGGCTGTGGGATTGAGGAAACAGTTCTACCAAGAATATTCGACCCTTTCTTTACAACTAAACCTATTGGAAAGGGAACAGGTTTGGGATTATCCATTAGTTATGCTATTGTCGTAGAAAAACATAGAGGTCAATTAACTTGCGTTTCAAAATCGGGATTGGGAGCGGAGTTTATTATTGAGATTCCTCTAAAGTAG
- a CDS encoding ATP-binding protein, with product MEVFVLKLAGYQIYEPIYSSIKTLVFRGLRSADQKPVVIKLLRSEYPSFNEQVQFRNQYTIAKDLNLEGIIQTYSLETYRNSYALIMEDFGGISLFDWRLERNSVFLTEFFHIALQLVTALDGLYRHRIIHKDIKPSNILINPTTHQVKLIDFSLASLLPRENPTLISPNLLEGTLPYLSPEQTGRMNRGIDWRSDFYSLGVTFFELLTGQLPFCSSDPIELVYSHLAKQPPKAHSINPEIPLVLSNIISKLIAKNPEDRYQNVLGLKHDLEKCLHQWQENQSIDIFELGQQDISERFAIPEKLYGREKEVDIIIESFNRVCAGKTEFMLVAGFSGIGKTVVVNAVQKPIVRQRGYFIRGKYDQFQKNIPFSAFVQAFRDLIQQLLSESDAQLQQWKAKLLLALGENGQVIIDVIPELENIIGEQPSVIELSGNAATNRFNLLFKKFIQVFTTQDHPLVIFLDDLQWADSASLKLLQLLLSEFDIRYLLLIGAYRDNEVFAAHPLLATLEEIGKLSVTINTITLSTLKKCHIKHLIADTLICSSEIAETLMELVYQKTKGTPFFINYFLKSLNENELIKFNFKTGSWECDI from the coding sequence ATGGAAGTCTTTGTGCTGAAACTAGCTGGTTATCAAATTTACGAGCCAATTTATTCCAGTATAAAAACTCTAGTTTTTCGAGGACTTAGGAGCGCAGACCAAAAACCAGTTGTTATCAAGCTCCTGCGAAGCGAGTATCCTAGCTTTAACGAACAGGTTCAATTTCGCAATCAGTATACCATCGCCAAAGACTTGAACCTTGAGGGTATTATTCAGACTTACAGCCTGGAAACCTACCGAAATAGTTATGCTCTCATCATGGAAGATTTTGGAGGAATTTCTCTATTTGACTGGAGATTAGAAAGAAATAGCGTTTTTTTAACTGAATTTTTTCATATTGCTCTTCAGCTTGTGACAGCTTTAGACGGATTGTATCGCCATCGAATTATTCACAAAGACATTAAACCTTCAAACATCCTAATTAATCCTACCACTCACCAAGTTAAACTGATAGATTTCAGTCTTGCTTCGCTGCTGCCTAGAGAAAATCCTACCTTGATTAGCCCCAACTTATTAGAAGGAACTTTACCCTATTTATCTCCAGAACAAACTGGGCGCATGAACCGGGGAATTGATTGGCGCAGTGACTTTTACTCCTTAGGTGTGACCTTCTTTGAACTCCTTACCGGACAACTACCTTTCTGCTCAAGCGATCCAATAGAATTGGTTTACAGCCATCTGGCAAAACAACCACCAAAAGCCCATAGCATTAACCCAGAAATTCCTTTAGTCCTCTCAAATATAATCAGCAAGCTGATAGCTAAAAATCCAGAAGACCGCTATCAAAACGTTTTGGGCTTAAAGCACGATCTAGAAAAATGTTTGCATCAGTGGCAAGAAAATCAGTCTATTGACATCTTTGAATTGGGACAACAAGATATCTCAGAACGCTTTGCGATTCCTGAAAAACTCTATGGAAGGGAAAAGGAAGTAGACATTATTATTGAATCCTTTAACAGAGTCTGTGCGGGAAAGACAGAATTCATGCTTGTCGCGGGGTTTTCAGGGATTGGTAAAACAGTCGTTGTCAATGCCGTTCAAAAACCCATTGTACGTCAACGAGGTTACTTTATCAGGGGGAAGTACGACCAATTCCAAAAAAATATTCCCTTCTCTGCATTTGTGCAAGCTTTTCGCGATCTAATCCAGCAACTACTGAGTGAAAGTGATGCACAACTTCAACAATGGAAAGCAAAACTTTTATTAGCTTTAGGAGAAAACGGACAAGTCATTATTGATGTCATCCCCGAATTAGAAAATATAATTGGCGAACAACCATCTGTCATAGAACTTTCAGGAAATGCAGCTACCAATCGATTCAATTTACTATTTAAAAAATTTATTCAAGTTTTTACTACACAAGACCATCCTTTGGTTATATTTCTCGATGATTTGCAATGGGCTGATTCAGCATCTCTAAAACTATTACAATTATTGCTGAGTGAATTTGACATTCGATATTTATTACTTATTGGTGCTTATCGAGATAATGAAGTCTTCGCAGCACATCCTCTTCTGGCGACCTTAGAAGAGATTGGTAAGCTCTCAGTCACTATCAACACAATAACTCTATCAACTCTGAAAAAATGCCATATTAAACATCTGATTGCTGATACTCTTATCTGCTCTTCCGAAATAGCAGAAACTCTTATGGAGTTGGTGTATCAAAAGACAAAAGGAACCCCTTTTTTTATTAACTATTTTCTCAAATCTCTCAATGAAAACGAGTTAATAAAATTTAACTTTAAAACTGGTTCTTGGGAATGTGACATTT
- a CDS encoding sensor histidine kinase: MPASKTDRLTARTRSTCRSLAIHNWVKSWRNLLSHLVVGGTALGVSVGAFFSYQVTRKLTLENLQQNALLKVEHGTDEIDSWLATLKTRIDMLAYTEQVRSVNWSVAQSYLKAEDARSKDFSVFGLTTPDGLRDSTATNLRANVRDRQWFQKAMLGEIYVDDPVIARATGLPSISISAPIYSSKKLARSPIGVVHGAVTVDRVAQAVNSLKYGHGSYAFALNSRGQAIVHPNRALMSTEEKPAPSLVESSEPSLARIAQKMVKRKRGIELVQMESKQLYIAFMPLTHANWSLALVIPRENIESKLSWLDGIAVAVVSLTGMLIAVLVSVQSAEQSRLKQAKAEAETANQFLEMKVAERTHQLEEARDRLEQRVAERTQELQETLQHLAQTQSHLVQTEKMSSLGELVAGIAHEINNPVNFIHGNVFHLSEYMRDLFCVIHSYQQKYPPDSEIEQTLVEIDLEYLEKDLPKILASMKMGTERIREIVQSLRIFSRMDEAEIKPVDLHSGIDSTLLILQHRLKAKPEHPEIEVVKHYGDLPLVECYAGQLNQVFMNILTNAIDAVEGRFRNKPGTACSPGRIAIATEFDSKSQVKIVIADNGVGMSETVSQKIFNPFFTTKPVGKGTGMGLSISYQIVVEKHRGQLKCLSTPGSGTEFIIQIPVEQPVLESL, from the coding sequence ATGCCTGCATCCAAAACCGATCGACTAACTGCTAGAACTCGGTCAACGTGCCGATCTCTCGCTATACACAACTGGGTAAAATCCTGGCGCAATTTGCTGTCTCACCTTGTTGTGGGTGGTACAGCGTTGGGAGTGAGTGTCGGAGCATTCTTCAGCTACCAAGTTACGCGAAAGCTAACCTTAGAAAACTTGCAGCAAAACGCTCTGTTAAAGGTTGAGCATGGCACTGATGAAATTGATAGTTGGCTGGCAACTCTCAAAACTAGAATTGATATGTTAGCCTATACAGAGCAAGTTCGCTCGGTAAATTGGTCAGTTGCTCAATCTTATTTAAAGGCGGAAGATGCTCGAAGCAAAGATTTTTCCGTATTCGGGCTAACTACCCCAGATGGTTTGCGTGATAGTACTGCTACAAACCTACGGGCAAATGTTCGAGATCGCCAGTGGTTCCAAAAGGCGATGTTGGGAGAAATTTATGTTGATGACCCGGTGATTGCTCGTGCAACGGGGCTTCCGTCCATTTCAATTTCTGCGCCCATTTACAGTAGTAAAAAGTTAGCGCGTTCGCCTATTGGTGTTGTGCATGGAGCAGTAACAGTAGATCGCGTAGCTCAGGCAGTCAATAGTTTAAAGTACGGTCATGGTAGCTATGCTTTTGCCCTCAATTCCAGAGGACAGGCGATCGTTCATCCAAATAGAGCCCTGATGTCAACTGAGGAAAAACCTGCCCCCAGTTTAGTAGAATCATCGGAGCCAAGTTTGGCGAGGATCGCACAAAAGATGGTAAAGCGCAAGCGAGGGATTGAGCTAGTCCAAATGGAAAGCAAGCAGTTGTACATTGCTTTCATGCCTCTGACTCATGCTAACTGGTCACTTGCCTTGGTCATTCCTCGTGAAAATATTGAGTCTAAACTGAGTTGGTTGGATGGCATTGCAGTTGCTGTTGTAAGTTTGACGGGGATGCTTATTGCTGTTTTGGTGTCCGTGCAATCTGCCGAACAATCCCGATTGAAGCAAGCCAAAGCTGAAGCTGAAACTGCCAATCAATTTTTGGAGATGAAAGTGGCAGAACGCACTCACCAACTAGAAGAAGCACGCGATCGCCTAGAGCAACGAGTTGCAGAACGAACGCAGGAGTTACAAGAAACCTTACAACACCTTGCCCAAACTCAATCTCATCTGGTACAAACTGAGAAAATGTCAAGTCTGGGGGAGTTAGTAGCGGGTATTGCCCACGAAATCAACAATCCGGTGAACTTTATTCACGGCAATGTTTTTCATCTGAGCGAGTACATGAGAGATTTATTCTGCGTGATTCATTCCTATCAGCAAAAGTATCCACCCGATTCAGAAATAGAACAGACCCTCGTGGAGATCGATTTAGAGTATCTTGAAAAAGATTTGCCCAAAATTCTAGCTTCAATGAAGATGGGAACCGAGCGTATCCGGGAAATTGTACAGTCGCTTCGCATCTTCTCGCGCATGGATGAGGCAGAGATCAAACCCGTTGACCTGCACTCTGGGATTGATAGTACGTTGCTGATTCTACAACATCGGCTTAAAGCCAAACCAGAACACCCAGAAATTGAGGTTGTTAAACATTACGGCGATCTGCCATTGGTGGAATGCTACGCCGGACAACTCAATCAGGTGTTTATGAATATTCTGACAAATGCAATTGATGCTGTAGAAGGGCGTTTCCGCAATAAGCCGGGTACAGCTTGCTCTCCCGGTCGGATTGCGATCGCAACGGAATTTGACTCAAAGTCACAAGTGAAAATTGTCATTGCAGATAACGGCGTTGGAATGTCTGAAACGGTTAGTCAAAAAATTTTCAACCCATTTTTTACAACAAAACCTGTAGGCAAAGGTACGGGGATGGGACTGTCAATTAGTTATCAAATCGTTGTTGAAAAACATAGGGGTCAGTTGAAATGCCTTTCCACACCAGGGAGCGGAACAGAATTCATCATTCAAATTCCCGTCGAGCAGCCAGTTCTTGAGTCCTTGTAA
- a CDS encoding superoxide dismutase, with amino-acid sequence MVRFLWKQISYLLVGIMLFALLASCQPTAPTADSQSSTETPGATPTATQAQTTQTLPVAYVDRELETPAQLPPLPYAYDALEKVIDEETMKLHHDKHHAAYVNNLNDALKKHPELQSKSVESLLRDLNGVPEDIRNTVRNNGGGHLNHTLFWQLMSPQGGGEPTGAIATEINQTFGSFDAFKKQFNEAGTKQFGSGWVWLVRNPQGQLQIVSTPNQDNPIAEGSYPIIGNDVWEHAYYLKYRNRRAEYLEKWWNVVNWSEVNKRAQVTSQKQT; translated from the coding sequence ATGGTGAGGTTTTTGTGGAAACAAATCAGCTACCTTTTGGTAGGAATCATGCTGTTTGCACTACTCGCTTCTTGTCAACCAACAGCACCAACAGCTGACTCACAGTCTTCTACAGAGACACCGGGAGCAACACCAACAGCAACACAAGCTCAAACCACACAAACTCTACCTGTAGCCTATGTCGATCGCGAACTAGAAACCCCCGCACAGTTACCGCCATTACCCTATGCTTATGACGCGTTAGAGAAAGTCATTGATGAAGAAACCATGAAACTGCATCACGACAAGCACCACGCAGCATATGTCAACAACTTGAACGATGCATTAAAGAAGCATCCCGAACTGCAAAGCAAAAGTGTAGAATCTCTATTGCGTGACTTAAACGGCGTACCTGAGGATATTCGTAACACAGTACGTAACAATGGAGGCGGACATCTCAATCACACTCTTTTTTGGCAACTTATGAGTCCCCAAGGTGGTGGGGAACCAACAGGCGCAATCGCAACAGAAATAAATCAAACTTTTGGTAGTTTTGATGCTTTTAAAAAACAATTTAACGAAGCAGGAACAAAGCAATTCGGTAGTGGTTGGGTTTGGTTAGTGCGTAATCCCCAAGGTCAACTGCAAATTGTATCGACACCCAATCAAGACAACCCAATTGCTGAGGGATCTTACCCGATTATAGGTAATGACGTATGGGAACATGCATATTACCTCAAATATCGCAACCGTCGTGCTGAGTACTTAGAGAAATGGTGGAACGTGGTGAACTGGTCGGAAGTTAACAAGCGAGCACAAGTCACATCACAGAAACAGACTTAG